One Vicinamibacterales bacterium DNA segment encodes these proteins:
- a CDS encoding MFS transporter, whose product MTASAPTEGAAIRLGLRENLGQFSLLIVVNAFVGAMVGLERSILPAIAEQEFQLAARTAVLSFIVVFGVAKALTNYGAGRLSDRWGRKHVLVAGWLVAAPVPFLLMWAPTWNWILFANLLLGISQGLTWSTTVIMKIDLVGPKQRGLAMGLNEFAGYLAVAASALATGWIATRYGVRPQPFYLGVVYVIVGLALSALLVRETRHHVSHESALAGALPPGGIPTAREVFWRTTLLDRDLSSISQAGLVNNLNDGMAWGLFPMVFAAAGMNLAQVGLLAAVYPATWGVSQLVTGALSDRIGRKPLIVWGMWIQAAGIGVVTMAQAFTGFVVGGLLLGIGTAMVYPALLAAIGDVAHPRWRASAVGVYRLWRDLGYAIGALLAGITADAFGLNVAMWVIAALTFVSGLVSALRMSETLQVPRE is encoded by the coding sequence ATGACTGCGTCTGCGCCGACGGAAGGCGCCGCCATCCGGCTCGGGCTGCGCGAGAACCTCGGTCAGTTCTCGCTCCTGATCGTGGTCAACGCGTTCGTCGGCGCCATGGTCGGCCTGGAACGCAGCATCCTGCCGGCGATCGCGGAGCAGGAGTTCCAGCTCGCCGCCCGCACCGCCGTGCTGTCGTTCATCGTCGTCTTCGGTGTGGCGAAGGCGCTCACCAACTACGGCGCCGGCCGATTGTCCGATCGGTGGGGACGGAAGCACGTCCTCGTCGCCGGGTGGCTGGTCGCCGCTCCGGTCCCTTTCCTGCTCATGTGGGCGCCAACCTGGAACTGGATCCTGTTCGCCAACCTCCTGCTCGGCATCAGCCAGGGGCTGACCTGGTCAACGACCGTGATCATGAAGATCGACCTGGTCGGCCCGAAGCAGCGTGGGCTGGCCATGGGCCTGAACGAGTTCGCCGGCTACCTGGCGGTGGCCGCCAGCGCCCTGGCCACGGGCTGGATCGCCACGCGATACGGCGTGCGCCCGCAACCGTTCTATCTCGGCGTGGTGTACGTCATCGTCGGTCTGGCGCTGTCGGCGCTCCTCGTTCGCGAGACCCGTCATCACGTCTCGCACGAATCCGCGCTCGCCGGGGCCCTGCCGCCCGGCGGCATCCCCACGGCGCGCGAGGTGTTCTGGCGCACGACGCTGCTCGACCGCGACCTGTCGAGCATCAGCCAGGCAGGCCTCGTCAACAACCTCAACGACGGCATGGCCTGGGGTCTCTTCCCGATGGTGTTCGCGGCGGCCGGCATGAACCTGGCGCAGGTCGGACTGCTCGCCGCGGTCTATCCCGCCACGTGGGGTGTGAGCCAGTTGGTGACCGGCGCGCTGTCGGATCGCATCGGCCGCAAGCCGCTGATTGTCTGGGGCATGTGGATCCAGGCGGCCGGCATCGGCGTGGTGACGATGGCGCAGGCGTTCACCGGGTTTGTCGTGGGTGGACTGCTGCTGGGCATCGGCACGGCGATGGTCTACCCCGCACTCCTCGCGGCCATCGGCGACGTCGCCCACCCCAGGTGGCGGGCCTCCGCGGTGGGGGTGTATCGCCTGTGGCGTGACCTCGGCTATGCCATCGGTGCGCTGCTCGCGGGCATCACGGCCGACGCCTTCGGCCTCAACGTCGCGATGTGGGTGATCGCGGCGCTCACCTTCGTGTCAGGACTCGTCTCGGCGCTTCGGATGTCGGAAACACTGCAGGTTCCACGGGAGTAG
- a CDS encoding metalloregulator ArsR/SmtB family transcription factor, whose product MPKPVRFKTAVYDLIAQVGKAASNPVRLEILDLLAQAPRTVEAVAGQIEHSVANTSHHLQVLRRARLVETEKAGLYVTYRLADALVGTFVLQLRTLARARLDEIDRVRRDYLDHRGALDAVGQNELIRKVRSGEVTVVDVRPAREFDAGHIPGAVSIPLGELKKRLRELPKHRDIVAYCRGPYCVMSTDAAALLRAKGYRAQAMAEGVPEWRAKGWRIDTSKGRRESARP is encoded by the coding sequence ATGCCAAAGCCCGTTCGCTTCAAGACCGCCGTCTACGACCTGATCGCCCAGGTCGGCAAGGCCGCATCGAACCCGGTGCGCCTCGAGATTCTCGACCTGCTGGCGCAGGCGCCGCGCACCGTCGAGGCCGTCGCCGGCCAGATCGAGCACAGCGTCGCCAACACCTCGCACCACCTGCAGGTGTTGCGACGCGCGCGCCTGGTCGAGACCGAGAAGGCCGGCCTCTACGTCACCTATCGCCTGGCCGACGCGCTGGTCGGCACCTTCGTGCTCCAGCTGCGGACGCTGGCCCGCGCCCGGCTGGACGAGATCGACCGAGTCCGCCGCGACTATCTCGACCACCGCGGCGCATTGGATGCCGTTGGGCAGAACGAGCTGATCCGCAAGGTGCGATCGGGCGAGGTCACCGTGGTCGACGTCCGGCCGGCCCGCGAATTCGACGCCGGCCACATCCCGGGCGCCGTCTCCATTCCCCTGGGCGAATTGAAGAAACGGCTCCGCGAACTCCCCAAGCACCGTGACATCGTCGCCTACTGCCGCGGGCCCTACTGCGTGATGTCTACTGATGCCGCCGCGCTGCTGCGGGCGAAGGGGTACCGGGCGCAGGCGATGGCGGAAGGCGTGCCGGAGTGGCGCGCCAAGGGCTGGCGCATCGACACCAGCAAGGGCCGTCGCGAGAGCGCGCGCCCATGA
- a CDS encoding DsrE family protein, protein MPNTLFILNDPPYGTERSYNALRLAGSLSKREGEDVKVFLLGDAASCAKKDQKVPQGYYNTELMLRAVGRHGGEIGVCGTCMDARGIADPELIDTTHRSTLEELTNWVQWADRALVF, encoded by the coding sequence ATGCCGAACACACTCTTCATCTTGAATGACCCTCCGTATGGAACGGAGCGCAGCTACAACGCCCTCCGCCTCGCGGGCTCGTTGTCCAAGCGCGAAGGCGAGGACGTGAAGGTCTTCCTTCTTGGCGACGCGGCCAGCTGCGCCAAGAAGGACCAGAAGGTGCCGCAGGGGTACTACAACACGGAGCTCATGCTGCGAGCCGTCGGCCGCCACGGCGGCGAGATCGGCGTCTGCGGCACGTGCATGGATGCCAGGGGGATCGCCGACCCGGAGCTCATCGACACCACGCACCGGAGCACGCTCGAGGAGTTGACCAACTGGGTGCAGTGGGCCGATCGCGCGCTGGTGTTCTAG
- a CDS encoding TolC family protein — translation MTLVEKTTVGLLAVLAMAFGHDHAAFAQVPATPMAIGEVVDAASKDLPAVAEAAARASAASAAIGEFRAAYLPRVDGLWQLNRASRNNVFGLLLPQSIVPAISGPVLGTDSFESAWGSAAGLLFSAEVFDFGRRSATVDAARAQASASEAQLSLARLNAGIAAADAYLAALGAQQTVVAARANVARLETLQGTVKAQVDAELKPGADQSRIDAETAAARNRLVAAEQALALAKLAIAQAVGRPDLDLVLVPASLLTNQPARTTSAETGSPEHPAITAATRAVTAAEMKREATARAFRPRFLFNGALAARASGASVDGTIDNGHGLWPDVPNWAAGLTVSFPFLDLTANRARLAVEAADTAASQARLQGAVQRRRIETRQADVLLDAAAKMAANIPAQLSAARQADAQARARYEAGLTGIVEVADAQRLLAQAETEDALASLAVWRARLAQAAAHGDLTAFLTEAAMPTGPRVKP, via the coding sequence ATGACGCTGGTTGAAAAGACGACGGTCGGACTGCTGGCAGTGCTGGCAATGGCGTTTGGGCACGACCATGCCGCGTTTGCGCAGGTGCCGGCCACGCCCATGGCGATTGGCGAGGTCGTGGACGCGGCCAGCAAGGACCTGCCCGCCGTCGCCGAAGCCGCCGCCCGGGCAAGCGCGGCATCGGCGGCCATCGGCGAGTTCAGGGCCGCCTACCTGCCGCGCGTCGATGGCCTGTGGCAGTTGAATCGCGCGAGCCGCAACAACGTGTTCGGCCTGCTACTGCCGCAAAGCATCGTCCCCGCCATATCAGGTCCCGTACTCGGCACCGACAGCTTCGAAAGCGCCTGGGGCAGCGCCGCCGGCCTGCTGTTCTCAGCGGAAGTCTTCGACTTCGGCCGGCGATCGGCCACCGTCGACGCCGCCCGCGCCCAGGCCTCGGCCAGTGAGGCGCAGCTCAGCCTCGCGCGCCTTAACGCCGGCATCGCGGCGGCCGATGCCTACCTGGCCGCTCTCGGCGCCCAGCAAACCGTGGTGGCCGCCCGCGCCAACGTCGCTCGCCTGGAGACCCTGCAGGGCACGGTGAAGGCGCAGGTGGATGCGGAGCTGAAGCCGGGCGCCGACCAATCGCGCATCGATGCCGAAACCGCCGCCGCCCGCAACCGCCTGGTGGCGGCAGAGCAGGCATTGGCGCTCGCGAAGCTGGCGATTGCGCAGGCGGTGGGACGTCCGGATCTGGATCTCGTGCTGGTTCCCGCGAGCCTGTTGACCAATCAGCCGGCTCGCACGACTTCCGCCGAAACGGGCTCACCGGAACATCCGGCGATCACCGCCGCCACGCGAGCCGTCACCGCCGCCGAGATGAAGCGCGAAGCGACGGCCCGAGCGTTCAGGCCGCGATTCCTGTTCAATGGCGCGCTGGCGGCGCGCGCGAGCGGCGCCAGCGTCGATGGCACCATCGACAACGGGCATGGTCTGTGGCCCGATGTCCCGAACTGGGCCGCCGGCCTGACCGTCTCGTTTCCATTCCTCGACCTCACGGCGAATCGGGCGCGGCTCGCGGTCGAGGCAGCCGACACCGCCGCATCCCAGGCGCGGCTGCAGGGCGCGGTGCAACGTCGGCGCATCGAGACGCGGCAGGCGGATGTGCTGCTGGACGCCGCCGCGAAGATGGCCGCGAACATCCCGGCGCAGCTGTCGGCGGCGCGGCAGGCCGATGCGCAGGCGCGCGCCCGTTACGAGGCGGGGCTAACCGGCATTGTCGAAGTCGCCGACGCACAGCGGCTGCTGGCGCAGGCGGAAACCGAGGACGCACTGGCGTCACTGGCCGTGTGGCGCGCGCGACTCGCGCAGGCCGCCGCACACGGTGACCTGACGGCGTTTCTCACCGAGGCCGCGATGCCCACCGGGCCCCGCGTCAAACCCTGA
- a CDS encoding efflux RND transporter permease subunit encodes MRLTLAALSRPITIIVAVLGLAVAAGLAVRRMPVDIFPTVGDPAVYVAQPYGGMDPAQMDGFLTYYYEYHFLYISGIEHIESKSIQGVALLKLVFHPGTDMNQAMAQVVGYVNRARAFMPPGAVPPFITRFDAGSVPIGQLVFSSPTRLPAEMQDIALNRVRPLFATLPGVSAPPPFGGNQRTIVVRLDPERLQSYRVSPEEAIAAVNRATVVTPSGNVRTGDLNRIASTNATLGGNLSELLEAPVRVGSGTTVYLRDLGVVENGTDIVSSYAHVNGKRTVYIPVTKRSDASTLSVIAAVRQNLAAMQALVPEDVEIRLEFDQSRYVTSAIRNLVTEGLLGALLTGLMVLLFLRDWKSALIVVATIPGALMAAVVGLWLGGQTMNLMTLGGLALAVGVLVDEATVAIESIHSQLGRGAAKVDAVIEASRVTSVPRLLAMLVVVAVFLPAFSLVGVPRQLFVPLALAVTLAMAASYVLSSTLVPVLSAWWLRTHADDSRSFAKAQARYAAVLHRVLAARGVTVIGYLVACAAVLAVLLPRLGVELFPVTGSDQLQMRLRAPTGTRIERTEPLTLRVLEAVKNEVGADNVSISTAFIGVQPASYPINTIYLWTSGPHEAVLLVSLTAEASRDAAGLRERLRARLKKAVPEMTVSFEAGDIVSQVMSFGSPTPVEVAVQGLNLQQNREHAAKIQAALAPLPFLRDLQIAQPLDYPTLNVNIDRERAGQYGLTMSNVARSLLTATASSRFVEPNYWRDPVGGNAFQIQVEIPQSRIASAQDLEALPVMAGGTQATTLGDVASVATGVMPGMIERYNGQRVVSMTANLHGMTLGQALPAIRDAIATVGEVPRGVTVALRGQVPALEQTVSALQSGLGLSVLAIALLLTAYFQSWRLALAVLAAVPAALSGVVLMLWATGTSMNVQSFVGATMATGIGVANAILLVSFAEAARRQGESSLSAAATGSVGRLRAVLMTAAAMMIGMVPMALGLGDGGDQAAPLGRAVIGGLMAATAATLLVVPACYALLQASASTRTASLNPSDLASDGHAPS; translated from the coding sequence ATGCGACTCACACTTGCGGCACTCTCCCGGCCGATCACCATCATCGTCGCCGTGCTCGGACTGGCGGTGGCGGCCGGGCTCGCCGTGCGCCGCATGCCGGTCGACATCTTCCCGACCGTCGGCGACCCCGCCGTCTACGTGGCCCAGCCCTACGGCGGCATGGACCCGGCACAGATGGACGGGTTCCTGACCTACTACTACGAGTACCACTTCCTCTACATCTCGGGCATCGAGCACATCGAGTCGAAGAGCATCCAGGGCGTCGCGCTGCTCAAGCTGGTGTTCCACCCGGGCACCGACATGAACCAGGCCATGGCGCAGGTGGTCGGCTACGTGAACCGGGCCCGCGCCTTCATGCCGCCCGGGGCCGTGCCGCCCTTCATCACGCGCTTCGATGCCGGCAGCGTGCCGATCGGCCAGCTGGTGTTCAGCAGTCCCACCCGCCTGCCGGCGGAAATGCAGGACATCGCCCTGAACCGCGTCCGGCCGCTGTTTGCCACGTTGCCTGGCGTATCCGCACCACCGCCCTTCGGTGGCAATCAACGCACCATCGTCGTACGCCTCGATCCGGAACGGCTGCAGTCGTATCGGGTGTCGCCGGAGGAGGCGATTGCCGCCGTCAATCGCGCCACCGTCGTCACGCCGTCGGGGAACGTGCGGACCGGCGACTTGAATCGCATTGCCTCCACCAACGCCACGCTTGGCGGCAACCTGTCGGAACTGCTCGAGGCGCCGGTGCGCGTGGGCTCCGGGACCACGGTCTACCTGCGAGACCTCGGGGTCGTGGAGAACGGCACCGACATCGTCTCCAGTTACGCGCACGTCAACGGCAAGCGCACCGTCTATATCCCTGTCACGAAACGCTCCGACGCCAGCACCCTCTCGGTGATCGCGGCAGTGCGGCAGAACCTGGCGGCGATGCAGGCGCTGGTACCCGAAGACGTGGAGATCCGGCTGGAGTTCGACCAGTCACGCTATGTGACCAGCGCGATCCGGAACCTGGTCACGGAGGGCCTGCTCGGCGCGCTGCTGACCGGCTTGATGGTGCTGCTGTTCCTGCGCGACTGGAAGAGCGCGCTGATTGTGGTGGCGACCATTCCCGGCGCGTTGATGGCGGCGGTGGTCGGGCTCTGGCTCGGCGGCCAGACCATGAACCTGATGACGCTGGGCGGCCTGGCCCTGGCCGTCGGTGTGCTGGTTGACGAAGCGACGGTGGCCATCGAGAGCATTCACTCGCAGTTGGGCCGTGGCGCGGCCAAGGTCGACGCGGTGATCGAGGCGAGCCGCGTGACGTCGGTGCCGCGGCTGCTCGCCATGCTGGTGGTGGTGGCGGTGTTCCTGCCGGCGTTCTCACTGGTCGGCGTGCCGCGCCAGCTGTTCGTGCCGTTGGCGCTGGCGGTAACGCTGGCGATGGCGGCATCGTATGTCCTGTCGAGCACGCTGGTGCCGGTGTTGTCGGCCTGGTGGCTGCGGACGCACGCCGACGATTCGCGGTCGTTCGCGAAGGCGCAGGCCCGCTACGCCGCCGTGCTGCACCGCGTGCTGGCCGCCCGAGGCGTGACGGTGATCGGTTACCTGGTCGCGTGCGCGGCCGTGCTCGCGGTGTTGCTGCCTCGCCTTGGTGTCGAGTTGTTCCCGGTGACCGGCAGCGATCAACTCCAGATGCGGCTGCGCGCGCCGACCGGCACGCGCATTGAACGGACCGAGCCGCTGACGCTTCGGGTGCTCGAAGCGGTCAAGAACGAGGTCGGCGCGGACAACGTCTCAATCAGCACCGCGTTCATCGGCGTGCAGCCGGCCAGTTACCCGATCAACACCATCTACCTGTGGACCTCCGGTCCGCACGAAGCGGTGCTGCTCGTGTCGCTGACGGCGGAGGCCAGCCGCGACGCCGCCGGGCTTCGCGAGCGCTTGCGGGCGCGGCTGAAGAAGGCCGTGCCAGAAATGACCGTCTCGTTCGAAGCCGGCGACATCGTCTCGCAGGTCATGAGCTTCGGTTCGCCGACACCGGTCGAAGTCGCGGTGCAGGGCCTCAACCTGCAGCAGAACCGCGAGCACGCCGCGAAGATCCAGGCCGCTCTGGCGCCGCTGCCGTTCCTTCGCGACCTGCAGATTGCCCAGCCGCTCGACTACCCGACGCTGAACGTCAACATCGATCGCGAACGGGCCGGCCAGTACGGCCTCACCATGAGCAACGTGGCGAGGTCCCTGCTCACAGCGACGGCGTCGAGCCGCTTCGTGGAACCCAACTACTGGCGTGACCCGGTGGGCGGCAACGCCTTTCAGATCCAGGTGGAGATTCCGCAGAGCCGCATCGCTTCAGCGCAGGATCTCGAGGCGCTGCCGGTGATGGCGGGGGGCACCCAGGCCACCACCCTCGGCGATGTCGCCTCCGTTGCCACGGGGGTGATGCCGGGAATGATCGAGCGCTATAACGGTCAACGCGTCGTCAGCATGACGGCCAACCTGCATGGCATGACGCTTGGCCAGGCCCTGCCGGCCATCCGCGACGCCATTGCCACCGTTGGCGAAGTGCCGCGTGGCGTGACCGTGGCGCTCAGGGGACAGGTGCCGGCGCTCGAACAGACCGTGAGTGCCCTTCAATCTGGCCTCGGCCTCTCAGTCCTGGCCATCGCATTGCTTCTGACGGCGTACTTTCAATCGTGGCGGCTCGCGCTCGCCGTGCTGGCGGCCGTGCCGGCGGCGCTCTCGGGCGTGGTGCTGATGCTCTGGGCGACGGGGACCTCGATGAACGTGCAGTCGTTCGTCGGCGCCACCATGGCCACCGGCATCGGCGTGGCCAACGCCATCCTGCTCGTCTCGTTTGCCGAAGCCGCCCGCCGGCAAGGGGAATCCAGCCTCAGCGCCGCGGCCACCGGCAGCGTCGGCCGGCTTCGCGCCGTGCTGATGACCGCCGCCGCCATGATGATTGGCATGGTCCCCATGGCGCTTGGCCTCGGCGATGGCGGCGACCAGGCGGCGCCGCTCGGCCGCGCCGTGATCGGCGGGCTGATGGCCGCCACCGCCGCCACCCTGCTCGTGGTTCCCGCGTGTTACGCCCTGCTCCAGGCCTCCGCATCAACGCGGACGGCGTCCCTCAACCCTTCGGATCTCGCGAGTGATGGTCATGCACCTTCATAG
- a CDS encoding efflux RND transporter periplasmic adaptor subunit, producing MHLHRSFVAFSAALVLISPAVARGQAVETAPVTRRADQRVVQLPGELTPFQASALSARIGGFVEHVQVDRGSVVKQGQVLATLAVPELTAQSAEARSRVLLAEARRAEAESKVTTVVSTLERLKRAASTPGTVAGLDLLRAEEDVASARAAFQTQVQAIEGAKAALQSVLALEEYRSIVAPFAGRITERLVHPGALVGPTTGPLFRLEQVSRLRLVLPVPEHSLGVIAMGRILEFRVPAHPGRTFSAKLARSAGSLDSRTRTMSIEADVDNAAGLLAPGMFPEVSWTIARETAGMLVPATAVVTTTERTFVIRVTNGKAEWVTVKKGAAAGDQVEVAGDLKPGDLVVKRATDEIRNGSVLKS from the coding sequence ATGCACCTTCATAGATCGTTCGTCGCCTTCAGTGCCGCCCTCGTGTTGATCAGCCCGGCAGTCGCGCGTGGGCAAGCGGTGGAGACCGCGCCGGTGACCCGGCGCGCCGACCAGCGCGTGGTGCAGTTGCCGGGCGAGCTGACGCCGTTCCAGGCCTCTGCCCTGTCGGCCCGCATCGGCGGCTTCGTTGAGCACGTGCAGGTCGATCGCGGCAGTGTCGTCAAGCAAGGCCAGGTGCTCGCCACGCTCGCGGTGCCGGAACTGACCGCGCAGTCGGCGGAGGCGCGGTCGCGGGTGTTGCTGGCCGAAGCGAGACGCGCCGAAGCCGAGTCGAAGGTGACGACGGTGGTGTCGACGCTGGAGCGGCTGAAGCGCGCCGCCTCGACACCCGGGACGGTGGCCGGCCTCGACCTGCTGCGCGCCGAGGAAGACGTGGCGTCGGCGCGCGCGGCCTTCCAGACGCAAGTCCAGGCCATCGAAGGCGCCAAGGCGGCGCTGCAGTCCGTGCTCGCGCTCGAAGAGTACCGCTCCATCGTCGCGCCCTTCGCGGGGCGGATTACCGAGCGCCTGGTGCACCCCGGCGCGTTGGTTGGGCCGACCACCGGCCCGTTATTTCGACTCGAACAAGTCTCCCGCCTGCGGTTGGTGCTGCCGGTGCCGGAACACAGCCTGGGCGTGATCGCCATGGGCCGGATCCTGGAGTTCCGGGTGCCGGCGCATCCAGGACGAACGTTCAGCGCGAAGCTCGCGCGCAGCGCCGGTTCGCTTGATTCCCGGACGCGGACGATGTCGATTGAGGCGGATGTCGATAACGCGGCCGGACTGCTGGCACCCGGCATGTTTCCCGAGGTGTCATGGACGATCGCGCGTGAAACCGCCGGAATGCTGGTACCCGCCACGGCCGTCGTGACCACCACGGAACGGACGTTCGTGATCAGGGTCACCAACGGCAAAGCCGAATGGGTCACGGTCAAGAAAGGCGCCGCCGCGGGGGATCAAGTGGAAGTGGCGGGCGACCTCAAGCCGGGCGACCTCGTGGTCAAGCGGGCGACCGACGAGATCCGTAACGGATCCGTTCTGAAGTCCTGA
- a CDS encoding ABC transporter ATP-binding protein produces MAAGVGIRIEGLSKRYGAGDTAVDALVDVNMEVAPGEVVGLIGPSGSGKTTLLKCLGAVIEPTRGRMTLGGTVIYDHGWKIPDLRVLRRDRIGFIFQAPYLIPFLDATDNVALLLMLAGHPNGESRARARELLQALDVAHRASALPSELSGGEQQRVSIARALANRPPVILADEPTAPLDSERGLAVMRILHQLATQYETAIIVVTHDEKIIPTFKRIYHIRDGRTVEQAGAGLHL; encoded by the coding sequence ATGGCGGCGGGCGTCGGCATCCGGATCGAAGGCCTGAGCAAGCGCTACGGCGCGGGCGACACCGCGGTTGATGCCCTCGTCGACGTCAACATGGAGGTGGCGCCAGGTGAAGTGGTGGGCCTGATTGGCCCGAGTGGATCGGGCAAGACCACCCTGCTCAAATGCCTGGGCGCGGTGATCGAGCCCACGCGGGGCCGCATGACCCTGGGCGGCACCGTGATTTACGACCACGGGTGGAAGATCCCCGATCTCCGGGTGCTCCGCCGTGACCGCATTGGCTTCATCTTCCAGGCGCCGTACCTGATTCCGTTTCTCGACGCCACCGACAACGTGGCGTTGCTGCTGATGCTTGCGGGACATCCGAATGGGGAGTCCCGTGCGCGCGCCCGGGAACTGCTGCAGGCGCTCGATGTGGCGCATCGCGCCTCCGCGCTGCCGTCTGAGCTCTCGGGCGGCGAACAGCAGCGCGTGTCGATTGCCCGGGCGCTGGCCAACCGGCCGCCGGTGATCCTGGCGGACGAGCCGACGGCGCCCCTCGACAGCGAGCGCGGCCTGGCGGTGATGCGCATCCTCCATCAACTGGCCACCCAGTACGAGACGGCCATCATCGTCGTGACCCACGACGAGAAGATCATCCCGACGTTCAAGCGCATCTATCACATTCGCGACGGACGGACGGTTGAACAGGCCGGCGCCGGCCTCCATCTCTAG
- a CDS encoding FAD/NAD(P)-binding oxidoreductase, with the protein MVGQRTAGAITRPLARLARKGIDVRIGNIEHIDPERRTATVAGETLEADYLVITLGADLSPESIPGLAESGHNFYTRSGAESLWAALRQLRTGRIVVLTAAPAYKCPAAPYEGAMLIDGWCREQGLRDAVQIDVYAAEPAPMGVAGPHVSSAVTQLLAAKGIPYHPGHQVTAVDASRKRLTFANGEEAAFDLLAYVPPHRAPAVIRDSGLASDSGWMSVDRHTMQTRWPNVYAIGDVVSIPLTLGKPLPKAGVFAHSQARVVAGNIAQAIAGQVESARFDGHGDCFIEIGGGKAGMGGGNFYAEPKPEVTLRPPARRWHLGKVWVEKSWLYTKL; encoded by the coding sequence ATGGTCGGCCAGCGCACCGCTGGCGCGATCACCCGTCCACTGGCCCGCCTGGCCCGCAAAGGGATCGACGTCCGCATCGGCAATATCGAGCACATCGATCCTGAGCGGCGAACGGCGACGGTGGCCGGCGAGACACTCGAGGCCGATTACCTGGTCATCACGCTGGGCGCCGACCTGTCCCCGGAATCAATTCCCGGCCTCGCCGAATCGGGGCACAACTTCTACACGCGCAGCGGCGCCGAGTCACTGTGGGCGGCGCTCCGGCAGCTGCGCACTGGTCGCATCGTGGTGCTCACCGCCGCCCCGGCCTACAAGTGCCCGGCGGCGCCGTACGAAGGCGCGATGCTGATCGACGGCTGGTGCCGCGAGCAGGGACTGCGCGACGCCGTGCAGATTGATGTCTATGCCGCCGAGCCGGCGCCGATGGGCGTGGCGGGTCCCCACGTCTCGAGCGCCGTCACGCAACTGCTCGCCGCGAAGGGCATCCCCTATCACCCCGGGCATCAGGTGACGGCGGTGGATGCCAGCCGGAAGCGCCTGACCTTTGCAAACGGCGAGGAGGCCGCCTTCGACCTGCTCGCCTACGTGCCACCTCATCGCGCGCCGGCTGTGATTCGCGACAGCGGCCTGGCGAGTGACAGCGGCTGGATGTCCGTGGACCGCCACACAATGCAGACACGGTGGCCCAACGTCTACGCCATCGGCGACGTCGTCTCGATCCCGCTGACGCTCGGGAAGCCGCTACCGAAGGCCGGCGTGTTTGCCCACAGCCAGGCCAGGGTCGTCGCCGGCAACATCGCCCAGGCCATTGCCGGCCAGGTCGAATCGGCGCGCTTCGATGGCCACGGCGACTGCTTCATTGAGATTGGCGGGGGCAAGGCTGGCATGGGCGGCGGCAACTTCTACGCGGAGCCGAAGCCGGAGGTGACCCTGCGTCCACCGGCTCGGCGATGGCATCTCGGCAAGGTCTGGGTGGAGAAGTCGTGGCTCTATACCAAGCTGTAA